The proteins below come from a single Phocoena sinus isolate mPhoSin1 chromosome 2, mPhoSin1.pri, whole genome shotgun sequence genomic window:
- the ZNF219 gene encoding zinc finger protein 219 isoform X2, producing the protein MEGSRPRALGGHLAPSPPAFDGELDLQRYSNGPGVSAGSPGMGAVGWSESRTGERRFPCPVCGKRFRFNSILALHLRAHPGAQAFQCPHCGHRAAQRALLRSHLRTHQPERPRSPAARLLLELEERALLREARLGRPRSSGGLQATPATEGLARSQASSSSAFRCPFCKGKFRTAAERERHLHILHRPWKCGLCSFGSSQEEELLHHSLTAHGAPERPLAATSAAPQPQPPPQPEPRSVPEPEPEPEREATPVSAPAAPEEPPAPPEFRCQVCGQSFTQSWFLKGHMRKHKASFDHACPVCGRCFKEPWFLKNHMKVHASKLGPLRAPGPGSGPARAPQPPDLGLLAYEPLGPALLLAPAPTPAERREPPSLLGYLSLRAGEARPNGRARRHRAEEPDEEEEVVEAEEETWARSRAVGPLASLPPRPGEGPGNSATAAGAPARSSATQEENGLLVGGARPEGGRGTSGKDCPFCGKSFRSAHHLKVHLRVHTGERPYKCPHCDYAGTQSGSLKYHLQRHHREQKSGAGPGPPPEPPPPSQRGATQSSGAKPAAQPATWVEGTASSRPPSSGAASGSRRKPASPGRTLRNGRGGEAEPLDLSLRAGPGGEAGPGGALHRCLFCPFATGAPELMALHLQVHHSRRARGRRPPQADASPPYARAPSGETPPSPPQEGEEGPGLLRSGEPGLGAQER; encoded by the exons ATGGAG GGCTCACGTCCCCGCGCCCTGGGCGGCCACCTAGCGCCGTCGCCACCGGCCTTCGACGGCGAACTAGATCTGCAGCGCTACTCCAACGGGCCAGGCGTAAGCGCCGGGTCTCCGGGGATGGGAGCAGTGGGCTGGTCTGAGAGTCGCACAGGCGAACGGCGCTTCCCCTGCCCTGTATGCGGGAAGCGCTTCCGCTTCAACTCTATCCTGGCTTTGCACCTACGGGCGCACCCAGGCGCCCAGGCCTTCCAGTGCCCGCACTGCGGCCACCGTGCTGCGCAGCGGGCCCTGCTGCGCTCGCACCTGCGCACGCACCAGCCTGAGCGCCCGCGAAGCCCCGCCGCGCGCCTGTTGCTGGAGTTGGAGGAGCGCGCGCTACTGCGGGAAGCGCGGCTGGGGAGACCCCGGAGCTCAGGGGGCCTGCAGGCCACCCCGGCCACTGAGGGCCTGGCGCGGTCCCAGGCTTCTTCGTCGTCCGCCTTCCGTTGCCCCTTCTGCAAAGGCAAGTTTCGCACCGCGGCGGAGCGCGAACGCCACCTGCACATTCTGCACAGGCCCTGGAAGTGCGGCCTGTGCAGTTTCGGCTCCAGCCAGGAGGAGGAGCTGCTGCACCACAGCCTGACGGCCCACGGAGCTCCTGAGCGCCCCCTGGCGGCAACCTCGGCTGcaccccagcctcagcctccacCCCAGCCTGAACCCAGATCCGTCCCTGAGCCCGAGCCGGAGCCTGAACGTGAGGCAACCCCCGTCTCCGCGCCTGCTGCTCCCGAGGAGCCCCCCGCGCCTCCGGAGTTCCGCTGTCAAGTGTGTGGCCAGAGCTTTACGCAGTCCTGGTTTCTCAAGGGCCACATGCGCAAGCATAAGGCCTCCTTCGATCATGCATGTCCTGTTTGTGGCCGCTGcttcaaggagccctggttccttaaGAACCACATGAAGGTGCACGCCAGCAAGCTGGGCCCACTGCGTGCCCCGGGGCCTGGTTCTGGGCCTGCCCGGGCCCCCCAGCCTCCTGATCTGGGCCTGCTGGCCTATGAGCCTCTGGGCCCCGCGCTCCTCTTGGCCCCGGCGCCCACCCCGGCTGAGCGCCGTGAGCCTCCGAGCCTCCTGGGATACCTGAGTCTGCGAGCCGGCGAGGCCCGGCCCAATG GCCGGGCTCGCCGGCACCGCGCGGAGGAGCCAGACGAGGAAGAGGAGGTGGTGGAGGCAGAGGAAGAGACCTGGGCCCGGAGCAGGGCGGTGGGCCCTCTGGCTTCACTGCCCCCACGCCCAGGCGAGGGCCCAGGGAACTCTGCGACTGCTGCGGGGGCCCCGGCGAGGTCCAGCGCCACGCAGG AAGAGAATGGGCTCTTAGTTGGAGGGGCCCGGCCTGAAGGGGGCCGGGGGACCAGCGGCAAGGACTGCCCCTTTTGTGGAAAATCATTCCGCTCAGCGCATCACCTCAAAGTGCACCTGCGAGTGCACACAG GAGAGCGCCCCTACAAGTGTCCGCACTGCGACTACGCGGGCACCCAGTCCGGGTCGCTCAAGTATCACCTGCAGCGCCACCACCGGGAGCAGAAGAGCGGGGCAGGCCCCGGGCCTCCTCCAGAGCCGCCACCCCCTTCCCAGCGGGGTGCAACCCAGTCGTCGGGAGCCAAACCGGCTGCGCAGCCTGCGACCTGGGTGGAGGGCACAGCGAGCTCCCGGCCTCCCTCGAGCGGCGCCGCGTCGGGGTCTCGTCGGAAGCCCGCCAGCCCCGGGAGGACCCTGCGCAACGGGCGAGGCGGTGAGGCCGAACCCCTCGACCTGTCCCTGCGGGCAGGGCCGGGAGGCGAGGCTGGGCCGGGGGGTGCCCTCCACCGATGCCTCTTCTGTCCCTTCGCCACTGGAGCCCCCGAGCTCATGGCCTTGCACCTGCAAGTGCACCACAGCCGCAGGGCTCGGGGCCGAAGGCCTCCCCAAGCCGATGCATCCCCGCCCTATGCCCGAGCACCGTCCGGAGAGACCCCTCCCAGTCCTCcgcaggaaggggaagagggccCCGGGCTGTTGCGTTCAGgagagcctgggctgggggcacAAGAAAGGTAG
- the ZNF219 gene encoding zinc finger protein 219 isoform X1, which produces MEGSRPRALGGHLAPSPPAFDGELDLQRYSNGPGVSAGSPGMGAVGWSESRTGERRFPCPVCGKRFRFNSILALHLRAHPGAQAFQCPHCGHRAAQRALLRSHLRTHQPERPRSPAARLLLELEERALLREARLGRPRSSGGLQATPATEGLARSQASSSSAFRCPFCKGKFRTAAERERHLHILHRPWKCGLCSFGSSQEEELLHHSLTAHGAPERPLAATSAAPQPQPPPQPEPRSVPEPEPEPEREATPVSAPAAPEEPPAPPEFRCQVCGQSFTQSWFLKGHMRKHKASFDHACPVCGRCFKEPWFLKNHMKVHASKLGPLRAPGPGSGPARAPQPPDLGLLAYEPLGPALLLAPAPTPAERREPPSLLGYLSLRAGEARPNGEGAEPGAGRSFGGFRPLPSALPGRARRHRAEEPDEEEEVVEAEEETWARSRAVGPLASLPPRPGEGPGNSATAAGAPARSSATQEENGLLVGGARPEGGRGTSGKDCPFCGKSFRSAHHLKVHLRVHTGERPYKCPHCDYAGTQSGSLKYHLQRHHREQKSGAGPGPPPEPPPPSQRGATQSSGAKPAAQPATWVEGTASSRPPSSGAASGSRRKPASPGRTLRNGRGGEAEPLDLSLRAGPGGEAGPGGALHRCLFCPFATGAPELMALHLQVHHSRRARGRRPPQADASPPYARAPSGETPPSPPQEGEEGPGLLRSGEPGLGAQER; this is translated from the exons ATGGAG GGCTCACGTCCCCGCGCCCTGGGCGGCCACCTAGCGCCGTCGCCACCGGCCTTCGACGGCGAACTAGATCTGCAGCGCTACTCCAACGGGCCAGGCGTAAGCGCCGGGTCTCCGGGGATGGGAGCAGTGGGCTGGTCTGAGAGTCGCACAGGCGAACGGCGCTTCCCCTGCCCTGTATGCGGGAAGCGCTTCCGCTTCAACTCTATCCTGGCTTTGCACCTACGGGCGCACCCAGGCGCCCAGGCCTTCCAGTGCCCGCACTGCGGCCACCGTGCTGCGCAGCGGGCCCTGCTGCGCTCGCACCTGCGCACGCACCAGCCTGAGCGCCCGCGAAGCCCCGCCGCGCGCCTGTTGCTGGAGTTGGAGGAGCGCGCGCTACTGCGGGAAGCGCGGCTGGGGAGACCCCGGAGCTCAGGGGGCCTGCAGGCCACCCCGGCCACTGAGGGCCTGGCGCGGTCCCAGGCTTCTTCGTCGTCCGCCTTCCGTTGCCCCTTCTGCAAAGGCAAGTTTCGCACCGCGGCGGAGCGCGAACGCCACCTGCACATTCTGCACAGGCCCTGGAAGTGCGGCCTGTGCAGTTTCGGCTCCAGCCAGGAGGAGGAGCTGCTGCACCACAGCCTGACGGCCCACGGAGCTCCTGAGCGCCCCCTGGCGGCAACCTCGGCTGcaccccagcctcagcctccacCCCAGCCTGAACCCAGATCCGTCCCTGAGCCCGAGCCGGAGCCTGAACGTGAGGCAACCCCCGTCTCCGCGCCTGCTGCTCCCGAGGAGCCCCCCGCGCCTCCGGAGTTCCGCTGTCAAGTGTGTGGCCAGAGCTTTACGCAGTCCTGGTTTCTCAAGGGCCACATGCGCAAGCATAAGGCCTCCTTCGATCATGCATGTCCTGTTTGTGGCCGCTGcttcaaggagccctggttccttaaGAACCACATGAAGGTGCACGCCAGCAAGCTGGGCCCACTGCGTGCCCCGGGGCCTGGTTCTGGGCCTGCCCGGGCCCCCCAGCCTCCTGATCTGGGCCTGCTGGCCTATGAGCCTCTGGGCCCCGCGCTCCTCTTGGCCCCGGCGCCCACCCCGGCTGAGCGCCGTGAGCCTCCGAGCCTCCTGGGATACCTGAGTCTGCGAGCCGGCGAGGCCCGGCCCAATGGTGAGGGCGCTGAGCCTGGGGCTGGCCGCAGCTTTGGAGGCTTCCGCCCACTGCCCTCTGCTCTCCCAGGCCGGGCTCGCCGGCACCGCGCGGAGGAGCCAGACGAGGAAGAGGAGGTGGTGGAGGCAGAGGAAGAGACCTGGGCCCGGAGCAGGGCGGTGGGCCCTCTGGCTTCACTGCCCCCACGCCCAGGCGAGGGCCCAGGGAACTCTGCGACTGCTGCGGGGGCCCCGGCGAGGTCCAGCGCCACGCAGG AAGAGAATGGGCTCTTAGTTGGAGGGGCCCGGCCTGAAGGGGGCCGGGGGACCAGCGGCAAGGACTGCCCCTTTTGTGGAAAATCATTCCGCTCAGCGCATCACCTCAAAGTGCACCTGCGAGTGCACACAG GAGAGCGCCCCTACAAGTGTCCGCACTGCGACTACGCGGGCACCCAGTCCGGGTCGCTCAAGTATCACCTGCAGCGCCACCACCGGGAGCAGAAGAGCGGGGCAGGCCCCGGGCCTCCTCCAGAGCCGCCACCCCCTTCCCAGCGGGGTGCAACCCAGTCGTCGGGAGCCAAACCGGCTGCGCAGCCTGCGACCTGGGTGGAGGGCACAGCGAGCTCCCGGCCTCCCTCGAGCGGCGCCGCGTCGGGGTCTCGTCGGAAGCCCGCCAGCCCCGGGAGGACCCTGCGCAACGGGCGAGGCGGTGAGGCCGAACCCCTCGACCTGTCCCTGCGGGCAGGGCCGGGAGGCGAGGCTGGGCCGGGGGGTGCCCTCCACCGATGCCTCTTCTGTCCCTTCGCCACTGGAGCCCCCGAGCTCATGGCCTTGCACCTGCAAGTGCACCACAGCCGCAGGGCTCGGGGCCGAAGGCCTCCCCAAGCCGATGCATCCCCGCCCTATGCCCGAGCACCGTCCGGAGAGACCCCTCCCAGTCCTCcgcaggaaggggaagagggccCCGGGCTGTTGCGTTCAGgagagcctgggctgggggcacAAGAAAGGTAG